In Arthrobacter burdickii, one DNA window encodes the following:
- a CDS encoding hemolysin family protein: MTIWLLGLMALLFALTAALVTAAEAAFSYLPRQEGEVLVQESRGPSLRRILEAPVAHMHALRFWRVWFEMAGAVAVAILFHDLLDNVWLAGLLATAVMAAVGFVIVGVSPRQLGRLHALAVVRLTAGLVASLCTVLGPIPRWLVRIGSSITPGAARDEAAFFTQEEFRELLSRASDAEMIEDNEAELIHSVFELGDTKVRSVMVPRTDMVTIESGSTLNQAMSLFLRSGYSRIPVIGESSDDIKGLLYLKDVVASLHGRPASNLSRAVDGDCRPARYVPESKPVGDLLRELQRESTHVAIVIDEYGGTAGLVTLEDLIEEIVGEIVDEYDSEVPEQEQLDDGEYRVSARMGIDDLGELFGLDLDDEEVDTVGGLLAKTLGRVPIVGSEVTIDGIGLRAERVEGRRNRVSHVIAYRLPPEHTEQDERETIEADNERR; this comes from the coding sequence TTGACCATCTGGCTCCTCGGGCTCATGGCCCTGCTCTTCGCCCTCACCGCTGCCCTCGTGACCGCTGCCGAAGCGGCCTTCAGCTACCTCCCGCGGCAGGAGGGCGAGGTCCTGGTGCAGGAGTCGCGCGGGCCGTCGCTCCGCCGCATCCTCGAAGCCCCCGTCGCCCACATGCATGCGCTGCGGTTCTGGCGGGTCTGGTTCGAGATGGCCGGCGCCGTCGCCGTCGCCATCCTGTTCCACGACCTGCTGGACAACGTCTGGCTCGCCGGGCTCCTGGCGACAGCCGTGATGGCGGCCGTCGGGTTCGTGATCGTTGGAGTCTCGCCCCGCCAACTCGGTCGGCTGCACGCCCTCGCCGTCGTCCGCCTGACCGCCGGACTTGTGGCTTCCCTCTGCACCGTCCTCGGACCCATCCCGCGCTGGCTCGTGCGGATCGGCAGTTCGATCACCCCGGGCGCCGCACGCGACGAAGCAGCGTTCTTCACGCAGGAGGAGTTCCGCGAGCTCCTCTCCCGCGCCTCGGACGCCGAGATGATCGAGGACAACGAGGCGGAGCTCATCCACTCGGTGTTCGAACTCGGGGACACGAAGGTGCGTTCCGTGATGGTTCCGCGCACCGACATGGTCACCATCGAATCGGGCTCCACGCTGAACCAGGCGATGTCGCTCTTCCTGCGCTCGGGATACTCGAGGATCCCCGTCATCGGGGAGAGCTCGGATGACATCAAGGGCCTGCTGTACCTGAAGGACGTCGTCGCCAGCCTGCACGGCCGCCCGGCGTCGAACCTCTCGCGGGCGGTGGATGGGGACTGCAGGCCGGCCCGGTACGTCCCGGAGTCGAAGCCCGTGGGCGACCTGCTCCGGGAGCTGCAGCGCGAATCCACCCACGTGGCCATCGTCATCGACGAGTACGGCGGAACGGCCGGGCTCGTCACCCTCGAGGACCTCATCGAGGAGATCGTGGGCGAGATCGTCGACGAGTACGACTCCGAGGTGCCTGAGCAGGAACAGCTCGACGACGGCGAATACCGCGTCAGCGCCCGGATGGGGATCGACGACCTGGGCGAGCTCTTCGGCCTCGACCTCGACGACGAGGAAGTCGACACGGTGGGCGGACTCCTGGCCAAGACCCTCGGAAGGGTGCCGATCGTGGGATCCGAGGTCACAATTGACGGTATAGGCCTGCGGGCCGAGCGCGTGGAGGGCCGACGGAACAGGGTCTCCCACGTCATCGCCTACCGCTTGCCACCCGAGCACACCGAGCAGGACGAACGAGAGACGATAGAGGCTGACAATGAGCGACGCTAA
- the era gene encoding GTPase Era encodes MSDAKHRAGFVSLVGRPNAGKSTLTNALVGQKVAITSAKPQTTRHTIRGIVNRPDAQIVLVDTPGLHRPRTLLGQRLNDLVADTLAEVDAVGFCLPANEKIGPGDRFIAEQLARLNRKPLIAVVTKTDLVDRQALTEQLLAVAKLGTDVAGPGGWADIVPVSAADGFQVDTVAEVFSNHMPESPVLYPGGELTDEPEAVMVAELVREAALEGVRDEMPHSIAVVVEEMIPREGRSEDNPMLDVHVNLYVERPSQKAIIIGKGGSRLREVGTNARRGIEALLGTRIYLDLHVKVAKDWQRDPKQLVKLGF; translated from the coding sequence ATGAGCGACGCTAAGCACAGGGCCGGATTCGTCTCGCTCGTCGGACGGCCGAACGCCGGCAAGTCCACCCTGACGAACGCCCTGGTGGGGCAGAAGGTCGCCATCACCTCGGCCAAGCCGCAGACCACCCGGCACACCATCCGCGGCATCGTCAACCGGCCGGACGCGCAGATCGTCCTCGTGGACACCCCGGGGCTGCACCGGCCGCGCACCCTGCTGGGCCAGCGCCTCAACGACCTCGTGGCCGACACGCTCGCCGAGGTCGACGCCGTCGGGTTCTGCCTGCCCGCCAACGAGAAGATCGGTCCCGGTGACCGGTTCATCGCCGAGCAGCTGGCGCGGCTCAACCGCAAGCCGCTGATCGCGGTGGTGACGAAGACCGACCTCGTCGACCGCCAGGCACTCACGGAGCAGCTCCTTGCCGTGGCGAAGCTCGGTACCGACGTGGCGGGTCCCGGGGGATGGGCGGACATCGTGCCGGTGTCGGCCGCGGACGGTTTCCAGGTGGACACGGTCGCAGAGGTGTTCAGCAACCACATGCCCGAATCGCCGGTCCTGTACCCCGGCGGCGAGCTGACGGACGAGCCGGAAGCCGTCATGGTCGCCGAGCTCGTCCGGGAGGCAGCCCTCGAGGGAGTCCGTGACGAGATGCCGCACTCGATCGCGGTCGTCGTCGAGGAGATGATCCCGCGCGAGGGACGCAGCGAGGACAATCCGATGCTCGACGTCCACGTGAACCTCTACGTCGAGCGGCCGTCCCAGAAGGCGATCATCATCGGCAAGGGCGGTTCCCGGCTCAGGGAGGTCGGCACGAACGCCCGCCGTGGGATCGAGGCCCTGCTGGGAACCCGGATCTACCTGGACCTGCACGTCAAGGTCGCGAAGGACTGGCAGCGCGATCCCAAGCAGCTGGTCAAGCTCGGCTTCTAG
- a CDS encoding LCP family protein, which produces MTRRTSPEGADSASDAPSATVPDAATAPDTAGSTNEADGPHPAGRHLGNARRRLRVIAIVIASVLVAAVAFVAVQVFRLQSNVATMPLNLGGESALPVDSSTDPLQILVLGTDTRTGNGGEFIGGEDLSSGEGNSDVMMLVTLSADRENVTVVSFPRDLLVPLPSCTDPETGESSEEMDLGQLNGALQEGGPGCTVAAINNLTGLSVDHFMMADFNAVKELSSTLGGVEVCVEEPVDDEYSGLSLPAGTSEVEGDQALAFLRTRHSFGDGGDTGRIAAQQSFLASMARKVRAEGTLTNLPKLYAIADTVTRNLTVDEGLSQPTELLKIADRMKNVDLGNIAFVTVPTAPWVEDPNRLVLDEEGAAPLFEALREDRGLTEATPEASTPAPSSSSAPATPEAPAIDPAAVPVLVINATMNADRAAEVQQLLVDAGYSQATPYESVPAETTQILFGTGYDAAAADLAARFGVPASQVQFSATAVGIELLVGADLASGSRVVVPPLGSDLQGQTADQVTCQASSGF; this is translated from the coding sequence ATGACCCGCCGAACGTCCCCTGAGGGCGCCGACAGCGCCAGCGATGCCCCTTCGGCAACTGTCCCCGACGCGGCAACCGCCCCCGACACGGCCGGCAGCACGAATGAGGCGGACGGCCCGCACCCGGCTGGGCGGCACCTGGGCAACGCACGCCGGAGGCTCAGGGTGATCGCCATCGTGATCGCGTCGGTCCTCGTGGCCGCCGTCGCGTTCGTCGCCGTCCAGGTGTTCCGCCTGCAGTCCAACGTGGCCACGATGCCGCTCAATCTCGGCGGGGAATCGGCCCTCCCGGTCGATTCCAGCACGGACCCGCTCCAGATCCTGGTCCTCGGTACCGACACCCGGACCGGCAACGGCGGCGAATTCATCGGCGGGGAGGATCTTTCCTCGGGTGAGGGGAACTCGGACGTCATGATGCTGGTGACACTCTCCGCGGATCGGGAGAACGTCACGGTCGTCTCGTTCCCCCGTGACCTCCTGGTGCCACTGCCCAGCTGCACCGATCCCGAGACGGGAGAGTCATCCGAGGAGATGGACCTCGGCCAGCTCAACGGCGCCCTCCAGGAGGGCGGACCGGGCTGCACCGTCGCTGCGATCAACAACCTCACGGGCCTGTCGGTCGACCACTTCATGATGGCGGACTTCAACGCGGTCAAGGAACTGTCCTCCACGCTCGGCGGCGTGGAGGTCTGCGTCGAGGAGCCGGTGGACGACGAATACTCGGGACTGTCGCTGCCGGCCGGCACCAGCGAGGTGGAGGGAGACCAGGCCCTCGCCTTCCTGCGCACGCGCCACAGCTTCGGCGATGGCGGCGACACCGGGCGCATCGCCGCCCAGCAGTCCTTCCTGGCGTCCATGGCACGCAAGGTGCGGGCCGAGGGCACGCTGACGAACCTGCCCAAGCTCTACGCGATCGCCGACACGGTCACCCGCAACCTGACGGTCGACGAGGGCCTGTCCCAGCCCACGGAACTGCTGAAGATCGCCGACCGCATGAAGAACGTCGATCTCGGCAACATCGCCTTCGTGACGGTGCCTACCGCGCCGTGGGTGGAGGACCCCAACCGGCTGGTCCTCGACGAAGAGGGCGCCGCGCCGCTCTTCGAGGCGCTGCGCGAGGACCGCGGCCTCACCGAGGCCACTCCCGAAGCCTCGACACCCGCGCCCAGTAGCAGCTCGGCGCCGGCCACTCCCGAGGCGCCGGCCATCGATCCTGCGGCCGTTCCCGTCCTGGTCATCAACGCGACGATGAACGCCGATCGCGCGGCCGAGGTGCAGCAGCTCCTCGTGGACGCCGGGTACTCGCAGGCCACACCGTACGAGTCCGTCCCGGCCGAGACGACGCAGATCCTGTTCGGGACCGGCTACGACGCGGCGGCCGCCGACCTCGCCGCCCGCTTCGGCGTTCCCGCGAGCCAGGTGCAGTTCAGCGCAACCGCTGTCGGGATCGAGCTGCTCGTCGGCGCGGACCTCGCGAGCGGATCCCGGGTCGTCGTCCCGCCGCTCGGCAGCGACCTGCAGGGCCAGACGGCGGACCAGGTGACCTGCCAGGCGTCGTCGGGGTTCTAG
- a CDS encoding M13 family metallopeptidase, producing the protein MTISTLDPDHLDRTVRPQDDLFRHANGVWLRETVIPDDRPLTGSFTALRDASELAVRTIIEDAAGADEGSADPVGAKLGVLYADFMDTDRIEAEGAAPIVPLLERIAAIRTVEELVDLSAGLTRSGVQGLVAPYVSNDAGNPERYLLHLYQSGLGLPDESYYREEGFAETRDRYRDLLAALFGLVATDDPVGAADRVFALETRLAAWSMGSVERRDPQKTYNLVQHDDVAGFSGHLVPWLRIVTDEPHQSAELVVNQPDFVRGLDAALAAEDLGTWREWLVSRVLLHASDFLDERFVDAAFAFYGTHLAGTPRLKDRWKRGVALVEGAMGEAIGQRYVERHFPATHKAAMLELVGNLIAAYESSITGLTWMTDATRARALEKLAQFTTKIGYPDKWIDYGPLEVLPSDLYGNALRAAEFEHRRQLDKLGQPIDRGAWLMTPQTVNAYYMPTMNEIVFPAAILQPPFFDIEADDAVNYGAIGAVIGHEIGHGFDDKGSQFDGTGRLHNWWSEDDRTAFDALTGRLVAQYAALEPSEVPGRTVNGELTLSENIGDLGGLGISYRAYLLSLGGAEAPVIDGLTGAQRFFLSWATCWQQKIRPEEATRRLTVDPHSPNEFRCNQVVRNLDEFHEAFGVGVQDGLWLTPEERVRIW; encoded by the coding sequence ATGACGATCAGCACACTCGATCCGGACCATCTCGACCGGACGGTCCGGCCCCAGGACGACCTCTTCCGGCACGCCAACGGCGTGTGGCTGAGGGAGACGGTCATCCCCGACGACCGTCCGCTGACGGGCTCCTTCACCGCGCTGCGCGACGCGTCGGAACTCGCGGTCCGCACCATCATCGAGGACGCTGCCGGGGCGGACGAGGGATCAGCGGACCCTGTCGGAGCGAAGCTGGGCGTCCTCTACGCGGACTTCATGGACACCGACCGCATCGAGGCGGAGGGAGCCGCTCCGATCGTGCCGCTGCTGGAGCGGATCGCCGCGATCAGGACGGTCGAGGAACTCGTGGACCTCAGCGCGGGGCTCACCCGGTCGGGGGTCCAGGGACTCGTCGCACCCTACGTGAGCAATGACGCCGGCAATCCCGAGCGGTACCTGCTCCACCTGTACCAGTCGGGCCTCGGGCTGCCGGACGAGTCGTACTACCGTGAGGAGGGCTTCGCGGAGACGAGGGACAGGTACCGCGACCTGCTTGCGGCACTCTTCGGACTCGTCGCCACGGACGATCCCGTCGGAGCGGCCGACCGTGTGTTCGCGCTCGAGACGCGCCTCGCGGCGTGGTCCATGGGCAGCGTGGAACGGCGGGATCCGCAGAAGACGTACAACCTGGTCCAGCACGACGACGTCGCCGGATTCTCGGGGCACCTCGTCCCCTGGTTGCGGATCGTCACGGACGAGCCGCACCAGTCGGCGGAACTCGTGGTCAACCAGCCCGACTTCGTGCGCGGACTCGACGCGGCGCTCGCTGCGGAGGACCTCGGGACCTGGCGCGAGTGGCTGGTGAGCCGCGTCCTGCTGCATGCCTCCGACTTTCTCGACGAGCGCTTCGTCGACGCCGCCTTCGCCTTCTACGGCACGCACCTCGCAGGGACCCCGCGGTTGAAGGACCGGTGGAAGCGCGGTGTGGCCCTGGTCGAGGGGGCGATGGGCGAGGCCATCGGGCAGCGCTACGTCGAGCGGCACTTCCCGGCCACGCACAAGGCCGCGATGCTCGAGCTGGTGGGCAACCTCATCGCCGCCTATGAGTCGAGCATCACCGGTCTCACCTGGATGACGGACGCGACCCGCGCCAGGGCGCTCGAGAAGCTCGCGCAGTTCACCACGAAGATCGGCTACCCCGACAAGTGGATCGACTACGGGCCGCTCGAGGTCCTGCCGTCCGACCTGTACGGCAACGCCCTTCGCGCAGCGGAGTTCGAGCACCGCAGGCAGCTGGACAAGCTCGGGCAGCCGATCGACCGCGGCGCATGGCTCATGACGCCGCAGACGGTCAACGCCTACTACATGCCGACGATGAACGAGATCGTCTTCCCTGCCGCCATCCTCCAGCCCCCGTTCTTCGACATCGAGGCTGACGACGCCGTCAACTACGGGGCGATCGGCGCGGTCATCGGGCACGAGATCGGGCACGGGTTCGACGACAAGGGCTCCCAGTTCGATGGGACCGGACGACTGCACAACTGGTGGAGCGAGGACGACAGGACGGCGTTCGACGCGCTGACCGGGCGGCTCGTGGCGCAGTACGCCGCGCTCGAGCCCTCGGAGGTCCCCGGCCGGACGGTGAACGGGGAACTCACCCTCAGCGAGAACATCGGGGACCTCGGCGGACTCGGCATCAGCTACCGCGCCTATCTCCTGAGCCTCGGAGGCGCCGAGGCACCCGTGATCGACGGGCTGACCGGGGCCCAGCGGTTCTTCCTGTCCTGGGCCACCTGCTGGCAGCAGAAGATCCGCCCCGAGGAGGCCACACGGCGCCTGACCGTCGACCCCCACTCACCCAACGAGTTCCGCTGCAACCAGGTGGTGCGGAACCTGGACGAATTCCACGAGGCATTCGGCGTGGGCGTGCAGGACGGCCTGTGGCTCACCCCCGAGGAGCGGGTCCGCATCTGGTAG
- the leuA gene encoding 2-isopropylmalate synthase encodes MRNAQKTSGMPFGKYRPFQEQISVELPDRTWPDKVITKAPRWCAVDLRDGNQALIDPMNPERKHKMFDLLVQMGYKEIEVGFPSASQTDFDFVRQLIEGDRIPDDVTIQVLTQSREHLIERTYASLEGADRAIVHLYNSTSVLQRRVVFNQDQDGIIDIALQGARLCRKFEENMGDTAITYEYSPESFTGTELEFAARISNEVSSVFEASADRQMILNLPATVEMATPNVYADSIEWMTRNLADRDSIILSLHPHNDRGTGVAAAELGYLAGADRIEGCLFGNGERTGNVDLVTLGMNLFSQGIDPEIDFSDMDSIRRTAEYCNQLSVPERSPYGGDLVFTAFSGSHQDAIKKGFESMERDAAAAGVGVDDLPWAVPYLPIDPKDIGRSYEAVIRVNSQSGKGGVAYLLKNEHSLDLPRRAQIEFSGVIQRRTETQGGEVSGAQLWSVFQDEYLPTRAEGASEAWGHYELTSVNTDTAEDGSFKLVATLLVDGVQQRRSAQGNGPIDALLAILSHDGVDVRVLDYTEHALSSGGNARAAAYVECAVGERVLWGVGIDANTTMAALKAVISAVNRAIRDAA; translated from the coding sequence ATGCGAAACGCACAGAAGACCTCCGGTATGCCGTTCGGTAAGTACCGACCCTTCCAGGAGCAGATCTCCGTCGAGCTGCCCGACCGCACGTGGCCCGACAAGGTCATCACCAAGGCGCCCCGCTGGTGCGCCGTCGACCTGCGTGACGGCAACCAGGCCCTGATCGACCCGATGAACCCCGAGCGCAAGCACAAGATGTTCGACCTTCTCGTGCAGATGGGCTACAAGGAGATCGAGGTCGGGTTCCCCTCGGCGTCCCAGACCGACTTCGACTTCGTCCGCCAGCTCATCGAGGGCGACCGCATCCCCGACGACGTCACCATCCAGGTACTGACACAGTCCCGTGAGCACCTGATCGAGCGCACCTACGCGTCCCTCGAGGGCGCCGACCGCGCCATCGTCCACCTCTACAACTCGACGTCGGTCCTGCAGCGGCGCGTCGTGTTCAACCAGGACCAGGACGGCATCATCGACATCGCCCTCCAGGGGGCACGCCTCTGCCGCAAGTTCGAGGAGAACATGGGCGACACGGCGATCACCTATGAGTACTCGCCGGAATCCTTCACCGGGACCGAACTGGAGTTCGCCGCAAGGATCAGCAACGAGGTCTCCTCCGTGTTCGAGGCCTCCGCGGACCGCCAGATGATCCTGAACCTGCCGGCCACCGTGGAGATGGCCACCCCCAACGTCTACGCCGATTCCATCGAGTGGATGACCCGGAACCTCGCGGACAGGGACAGCATCATCCTGTCCCTGCACCCGCACAACGACCGCGGGACCGGCGTCGCAGCCGCCGAACTCGGCTACCTCGCCGGCGCGGACCGCATCGAGGGCTGCCTCTTCGGCAACGGGGAGCGCACCGGCAACGTGGACCTGGTGACGCTGGGGATGAACCTCTTCAGCCAGGGCATCGACCCGGAGATCGACTTCTCCGACATGGACTCCATCCGCCGCACGGCCGAGTACTGCAACCAGCTCAGCGTGCCCGAACGCTCGCCCTACGGCGGCGACCTCGTGTTCACGGCGTTCTCGGGTTCGCACCAGGACGCCATCAAGAAGGGCTTCGAGAGCATGGAGCGCGACGCCGCCGCAGCCGGCGTCGGGGTCGACGACCTGCCCTGGGCCGTTCCGTACCTGCCGATCGACCCGAAGGACATCGGGCGCTCCTACGAAGCGGTCATCCGGGTCAACTCGCAGTCGGGCAAGGGCGGCGTGGCCTACCTGCTGAAGAACGAGCACAGCCTGGACCTGCCGCGCCGGGCGCAAATCGAGTTCTCCGGCGTCATCCAGCGCCGGACCGAGACCCAGGGCGGCGAGGTCAGCGGTGCGCAGCTGTGGTCGGTCTTCCAGGACGAGTACCTGCCGACCCGTGCAGAAGGCGCCTCCGAGGCCTGGGGCCACTACGAGCTGACGTCGGTCAACACGGACACCGCGGAGGACGGCTCGTTCAAGCTCGTCGCGACGCTCCTGGTGGACGGGGTGCAGCAGCGCAGGAGTGCCCAGGGCAACGGCCCGATCGATGCGCTGCTGGCCATCCTCAGCCACGACGGCGTCGACGTCCGCGTCCTCGACTACACCGAGCATGCCCTGTCCTCCGGCGGGAACGCCCGTGCTGCCGCGTACGTCGAGTGCGCGGTCGGGGAGCGGGTGCTGTGGGGCGTGGGAATCGACGCCAACACGACGATGGCGGCGCTGAAGGCCGTCATCTCCGCCGTCAACCGCGCCATCCGCGACGCCGCCTGA
- the recO gene encoding DNA repair protein RecO, producing the protein MPSSTAFRTYRTEGVVLRTYKLGEADRIIVLLTREHGQVRAVAKGVRRTSSKFGSRLEPFMSVDLLLAHGRNLDVVTQAQTKGAYGHGIASDYGRYTAATAIAETAERLTDIGEGGGAQYALVAGAFSALSRNLHPSELILDSYLLRALATAGWAPSFTDCARCGAPGPHSAFSAPLGGAVCPSCRPPGAASPSAATMELLGALLTGDWAIADASDNGARREAAGLVAAFLQWHLERGVASLKHVERV; encoded by the coding sequence GTGCCTTCATCGACAGCCTTCCGCACCTACCGCACCGAAGGTGTCGTCCTGCGGACCTACAAGCTCGGTGAGGCGGACCGCATCATCGTGCTCCTGACGCGTGAGCACGGCCAGGTCCGTGCGGTGGCCAAGGGCGTGCGCCGGACCAGCAGCAAGTTCGGATCGCGCCTGGAGCCCTTCATGTCCGTCGACCTCCTGCTCGCGCACGGCCGGAACCTCGACGTCGTCACCCAGGCCCAGACAAAGGGCGCCTACGGGCACGGCATCGCCTCCGACTACGGCCGGTACACCGCCGCGACTGCCATCGCCGAGACCGCCGAACGCCTGACGGACATCGGCGAGGGCGGGGGAGCGCAGTACGCGCTGGTCGCCGGCGCTTTCTCCGCGCTTAGCCGCAACCTGCACCCGTCCGAGCTGATCCTCGACTCCTACCTGCTGCGCGCGCTGGCGACGGCGGGCTGGGCCCCGAGCTTCACGGACTGCGCCCGATGCGGCGCCCCCGGCCCGCACTCGGCCTTCTCCGCGCCGCTCGGCGGGGCCGTCTGCCCGTCGTGCCGTCCGCCGGGCGCCGCGTCGCCGTCGGCCGCCACGATGGAACTGCTAGGAGCCCTGCTGACGGGCGACTGGGCGATCGCGGACGCGTCGGACAACGGCGCCCGCCGTGAAGCCGCCGGACTCGTGGCGGCCTTCCTGCAATGGCACCTCGAACGCGGGGTCGCCTCCCTCAAACATGTGGAGCGTGTATGA
- a CDS encoding isoprenyl transferase: protein MKNHRPVAPWPHPSGEQAPSIPRQFVPAHVAIVMDGNGRWANERGLPRTEGHKAGEAALLDVMAGAIEIGVRHVSVYAFSTENWKRSPEEVRFLMGFNKEVLRRRRDQLDEWGVRIRWSGRRPKLWQSVIRELEDAEQYTAHNTTCTLTMCVNYGGRAEIADAARAIAEDVAAGTLKASSVSEKTIQRYLDEPDLPDVDLFLRTSGEQRLSNFMLWQSAYAEMVFMNTLWPDVDRRTLWRAVEEYASRDRRYGGAVDKAAVGSASS, encoded by the coding sequence ATGAAGAACCATCGTCCCGTGGCGCCGTGGCCCCACCCGAGCGGTGAGCAGGCGCCGTCGATCCCGCGCCAGTTCGTGCCGGCTCACGTGGCGATCGTCATGGACGGCAATGGGCGCTGGGCGAACGAGCGGGGCCTGCCGCGCACCGAGGGGCACAAGGCCGGGGAGGCCGCGCTGCTGGACGTCATGGCGGGCGCCATCGAGATCGGCGTCCGGCATGTCTCCGTGTATGCGTTCAGCACCGAGAACTGGAAGAGGTCCCCGGAGGAGGTGCGCTTCCTCATGGGCTTCAACAAGGAGGTGCTGAGGCGCCGGCGGGACCAGCTCGACGAGTGGGGCGTCCGCATCCGCTGGTCCGGACGCCGGCCCAAGCTCTGGCAGTCGGTGATCCGCGAACTGGAGGACGCCGAGCAGTACACCGCGCACAATACGACGTGCACGCTCACGATGTGCGTGAACTACGGCGGTCGCGCCGAGATCGCCGACGCCGCCAGGGCCATCGCCGAGGACGTCGCGGCCGGCACCCTGAAGGCCTCGTCGGTCAGCGAGAAGACCATCCAGCGGTACCTGGACGAACCCGATCTGCCGGACGTCGACCTGTTCCTCCGCACATCCGGCGAGCAGCGACTGTCGAACTTCATGCTCTGGCAGTCGGCCTACGCGGAGATGGTGTTCATGAACACGCTGTGGCCCGACGTCGACCGACGGACGCTGTGGCGTGCGGTCGAGGAGTACGCCTCACGCGACCGCCGGTACGGGGGAGCGGTGGACAAGGCTGCCGTAGGCAGCGCGTCCTCCTAG
- a CDS encoding alpha/beta hydrolase, translating to MDELWSEDILGGSFRALTLPLEPDDEGPRVATLVAYEPDDGPAGDDPQQGGPTRAVLYVHGFSDYFLHTELARTLHARGWAFFALDLHKYGRSLLPGQTPGFTTSLDDYDADLEAAIAALTDRLAARRDGDSAPASSTASPAASSTACSPTPTVDLVLMAHSTGGLTTALWAARNPGRIAALVLNSPWLDTPGSAQLRSAAQGILAVSRRRPKTRLRLPELGFYFRSISDTRDGEWSIDPAWRPEAGFPIRAGWLAAVLAGHAALARGVSIDVPVLVLCSKASTISTSWNSAMLETDSVLDVTPMVRRAAELGPNVTIRRLPGALHDVLLSRREVRTQAVGIAAWWLDVYVPACGPCREDGRPGGFRP from the coding sequence ATGGACGAGCTCTGGTCGGAGGACATCCTCGGCGGATCCTTCCGTGCGCTGACACTCCCGCTGGAGCCCGACGACGAGGGGCCGCGCGTCGCCACCCTCGTCGCGTACGAGCCCGACGACGGGCCCGCCGGGGACGACCCGCAGCAGGGCGGACCGACCCGGGCGGTGCTCTACGTCCACGGTTTCAGCGACTACTTCTTGCATACGGAGCTCGCCCGGACACTGCACGCCCGCGGCTGGGCGTTCTTCGCCCTGGACCTCCACAAGTACGGCCGGAGCCTCCTGCCGGGCCAGACCCCCGGATTCACCACCTCCCTCGACGACTACGACGCCGACCTCGAAGCGGCGATCGCGGCGCTGACGGACCGCCTGGCCGCCCGCCGCGACGGGGACTCCGCACCGGCTTCTTCCACGGCCTCTCCCGCAGCCTCTTCCACGGCCTGTTCCCCGACCCCTACCGTCGACCTGGTACTCATGGCGCACTCCACCGGAGGGTTGACCACGGCGCTCTGGGCCGCCCGCAACCCGGGCCGGATCGCTGCGCTCGTCCTCAACAGCCCGTGGCTCGACACCCCGGGCAGCGCCCAGTTGCGGAGCGCCGCGCAGGGCATCCTGGCGGTGTCGCGGCGTCGGCCGAAGACCCGGTTGAGGCTGCCCGAACTCGGCTTCTACTTCCGCAGCATCAGCGACACCCGCGACGGGGAGTGGAGCATCGACCCGGCGTGGCGACCCGAGGCGGGCTTCCCCATCCGGGCCGGCTGGCTGGCGGCCGTCCTGGCCGGCCATGCGGCCCTCGCCCGGGGGGTGTCGATCGACGTCCCGGTGCTCGTGCTCTGTTCGAAGGCGTCCACCATCAGCACCAGCTGGAACAGCGCCATGCTGGAGACGGACAGCGTCCTCGACGTCACCCCGATGGTGCGCCGGGCGGCCGAACTCGGTCCCAATGTGACCATCCGGCGGCTTCCCGGCGCCCTGCACGACGTCTTACTCTCACGCCGCGAGGTGAGGACGCAGGCGGTCGGGATCGCCGCCTGGTGGCTGGACGTGTACGTGCCCGCGTGCGGGCCGTGCCGGGAGGACGGCCGGCCGGGGGGCTTCCGTCCCTAG